Proteins encoded within one genomic window of Camelina sativa cultivar DH55 chromosome 19, Cs, whole genome shotgun sequence:
- the LOC104767394 gene encoding uncharacterized protein LOC104767394, which translates to GGLQYDGSPIDLNADTESRSKILGSGSEPVEPLKDQVMGFMKSWGEMLLDLAIGCKDVVQQMVVTEDSFLVRKLRKPAAKVSKKLSFLNEYLPEDRDPVHAWPVIFFVFLLALTALSFSSDHDRSVPVLKKIRLHPTSASRVQLPDGRYIAYQELGVSADRARHSLIVPHSFLSSRLAGIPGVKESLLTDYGVRLVSYDLPGFGESDPHRARNLSSSASDMIDLATALGIVEKFWLLGYSSGSVHAWAAMRYFPDRIAGVAMVAPMINPYEPSMTKEEMAKTWEQWLRKRKFMYFLARRWPSLLPFSYRRSFLSGNLEPLDQWMSMLLGEKDKLVITDSVFEDRYQRNVEESVRQGTAKPFVEEAALQVSNWGFSLPEFHVQKKCRTNGVLSWLMSMYSESECELIGFRKPIHIWQGMDDRVTPPSVTDYISRVIPEATVHRLPDEGHFSYFYFCDECHKQIFSTIFGEPKGPVELPEQKTEIHKPDQPKTGLSDTSTSKE; encoded by the exons GGAGGTTTACAATACGACGGATCTCCGATTGACTTGAATGCGGATACTGAGTCAAGGTCAAAGATTTTGGGTTCTGGATCCGAACCAGTGGAGCCTTTGAAAGATCAAGTGATGGGGTTTATGAAGTCTTGGGGAGAAATGCTTCTGGATCTAGCTATCGGATGTAAAGACGTTGTTCAGCAGATGGTTGTGACTGAGGACTCTTTCCTCGTGCGTAAGCTCCGCAAACCAGCTGCTAAGGTTTCTAAGAAGCTGAGCTTTCTTAACGAGTACTTGCCTGAGGATCGTGATCCTGTTCATGCTTGGCCTGTCattttcttcgtcttcctcttaGCTCTCAcag CATTGAGTTTTAGTTCAGACCATGATAGATCTGTCCCTGTGTTGAAGAAAATCCGACTGCATCCTACCAGCGCAAGCCGTGTACAGCTTCCCGATGGTAGATATATTGCTTACCAAGAGCTTGGTGTTTCAGCTGACAGAGCTAGACACTCTCTAATTGTGCctcattcttttctttcctcTCGGCTTGCAG GTATACCTGGAGTGAAAGAATCATTGCTCACGGACTATGGTGTCCGTCTAGTGTCATATGATCTTCCAGGGTTTGGAGAGAGTGATCCTCATCGTGCTCGGAACCTTAGCTCATCTGCATCGGATATGATTGACCTAGCTACTGCTCTCGGGATTGTTGAGAAGTTCTGGTTACTCGGCTACTCCAGTGGTAGTGTGCATGCCTGGGCTGCAATGAGATACTTTCCTGACCGAATAGCTG GAGTTGCTATGGTAGCTCCTATGATCAATCCATATGAGCCGAGCATGACAAAGGAAGAGATGGCAAAAACGTGGGAGCAGTGGCTACGGAAGAGAAAATTTATGTACTTTTTAGCACGTCGGTGGCCAAGTCTTCTTCCTTTCTCCTACCGTAGGTCCTTTCTCTCTGGTAATCTTGAGCCGCTGGATCAGTGGATGTCCATGTTATTAGGAGAAAAG GACAAACTTGTAATCACAGATTCAGTTTTTGAAGATCGTTACCAAAGGAACGTGGAGGAGTCTGTACGCCAAGGAACTGCAAAACCGTTTGTCGAAGAAGCTGCGTTACAGGTTTCAAATTGGGGATTTAGTCTTCCCGAGTTCCACGTGCAGAAGAAGTGTCGAACCAATGGTGTCCTCTCTTGGCTAATGTCAATGTACAGCGAATCCGAATGTGAACTTATTGGGTTTCGGAAACCTATACACATATGGCAG GGTATGGATGACAGAGTCACTCCACCTTCAGTAACTGATTACATTAGTCGGGTCATACCAGAAGCAACAGTACATAGACTCCCAGACGAAGGCCACTTCTCTTACTTCTATTTCTGTGATGAGTGCCACAAGCAGATCTTCTCTACCATATTTGGAGAACCAAAGGGTCCGGTAGAGTTACCAGAACAAAAAACGGAAATTCATAAACCGGATCAACCAAAGACAGGTTTATCCGACACTAGCACCTCTAAAGAGTAA
- the LOC104764665 gene encoding mitochondrial import inner membrane translocase subunit TIM14-2-like produces the protein MVAAIIAGAAVAAAAYAGKYGLEAWQAFKLRPVRPRMRKFYEGGFQSTMTRREAALILGVRESVAAEKVKEAHRRVMVANHPDAGGSHYLASKINEAKDMMLGKTKSSTSAF, from the exons ATG GTTGCAGCGATAATTGCAGGCGccgctgttgctgctgctgcttatGCTGGTAAATATGGATTAGAGGCATGGCAAGCGTTCAAGCTCAGACCGGTAAGGCCTAGAATGCGTAAATTCTATGAAGGTGGTTTCCAATCTACTATGACACGGAGAGAAGCTGCCCTTATTCTCGGTGTTAG GGAGAGTGTAGCGGCAGAGAAGGTGAAAGAAGCTCACCGGAGAGTGATGGTGGCTAATCATCCAGACGCAGGAGGAAGTCATTACCTTGCATCTAAGATCAATGAAGCTAAAGACATGATGCTTGGCAAAACCAAGAGCTCTACTTCTGCGTTTTGA